The Coffea arabica cultivar ET-39 chromosome 1e, Coffea Arabica ET-39 HiFi, whole genome shotgun sequence genome has a window encoding:
- the LOC113704327 gene encoding ankyrin repeat-containing protein BDA1, which produces MEQTLDVVQQVLMAAQENNIDAFYGLLGQDPYILDRIDTIPFVQTPLHTAASAGSTHFASEVLRLKPSFGKKLSLDGLSALDLALRGGHTQTVRGLIKHDPQLIRVEGKKGITPLHYVSEAEDRADLLAEFLYRCPKSIEDLTIAGESAVHIAVNNSNLRGFKVLLGWMEETGNKHILEWEDENGNTVLHLAASSRNNIEAARLIIKQRTFRRAINCCNVAGLTALDIALGHPNAEEHGSIAKALCAAGAKRSTSHSKTINLADYCALIPARSWLGHFSAPNYRLVKVPNPRNPSINSMSGEKRSALLVVAVLIATATYQAILNPPGGLASGNTDISTNSTSNSTDAGYGNPQAGSAPLLLFPNFGVGTAQAWELPFIIFITFNSVLFALSLLTICFLVEANDTWGKLLKPALAYFSICYAISLLIITPDLLSGGAGAVGMLVVFCWPRGMLQVSSATARVVRNAIRGETIIPLPRETSKTGG; this is translated from the exons ATGGAGCAAACCTTGGACGTGGTTCAACAGGTCTTGATGGCTGCTCAAGAAAACAACATCGATGCCTTTTATGGGTTACTCGGGCAGGATCCATACATTTTAGATCGCATAGATACAATCCCATTTGTGCAGACACCTTTACACACTGCTGCATCTGCCGGCTCAACTCACTTCGCAAGTGAAGTCCTTCGCTTGAAGCCTTCGTTTGGTAAGAAGCTCAGCCTTGATGGTTTAAGTGCACTGGATCTCGCGTTGCGCGGTGGACATACTCAAACTGTAAGAGGGCTCATCAAGCATGACCCTCAGCTCATTCGTGTCGAAGGAAAAAAAGGCATTACCCCCTTGCACTATGTTTCTGAAGCAGAGGATAGAGCTGATCTCCTGGCTGAGTTTTTGTACAGATGCCCAAAATCCATTGAAGACTTGACAATTGCAGGAGAGAGTGCTGTTCATATTGCTGTTAACAACAGCAACTTGAGAGGCTTCAAGGTACTACTAGGTTGGATGGAAGAAACTGGCAACAAACACATCTTGGAATGGGAAGATGAGAATGGTAATACGGTCTTACACCTTGCAGCATCCAGCAGAAACAATATTGAG GCCGCGAGATTAATTATTAAGCAACGGACGTTTAGGAGGGCTATCAACTGTTGCAACGTGGCGGGTTTAACTGCACTTGATATTGCCTTGGGACATCCAAATGCAGAAGAGCATGGAAGTATTGCAAAAGCTTTGTGTGCTGCAGGTGCAAAAAGATCAACATCCCATTCAAAAACTATAAATTTAGCTGATTATTGTGCTTTGATTCCGGCGAGATCATGGCTGGGACATTTTTCTGCGCCAAATTACAGATTGGTTAAAGTGCCAAATCCTAGAAATCCTAGTATTAATTCCATGTCTGGCGAGAAACGCAGCGCGTTGCTTGTGGTGGCCGTGCTAATCGCAACAGCAACCTATCAAGCTATTTTAAACCCACCTGGAGGACTAGCTTCTGGAAATACTGATATAAGCACCAACTCAACTTCAAACAGCACAGATGCAGGTTACGGGAATCCGCAAGCAGGATCAGCTCCATTGTTGTTATTCCCAAACTTTGGGGTAGGAACAGCCCAAGCGTGGGAACTTCCTTTCATAATTTTTATAACGTTTAACTCAGTCCTTTTTGCGTTGTCACTCCTCACCATTTGTTTTCTAGTTGAAGCAAATGACACTTGGGGTAAATTGCTGAAACCGGCATTAGCGTATTTTAGTATATGCTATGCAATTTCACTGTTGATAATAACACCAGATCTACTATCGGGAGGCGCTGGCGCCGTAGGAATGCTCGTAGTGTTCTGCTGGCCTCGGGGGATGTTGCAAGTATCGTCAGCAACTGCAAGAGTCGTGCGTAATGCAATTCGAGGAGAGACAATAATACCACTCCCAAGGGAAACCAGTAAGACGGGAGGATAG
- the LOC113704319 gene encoding uncharacterized protein isoform X2, with protein MTPKGIIAGENEKCRGTDIEKKIEFLESLTGKVSNRRSRRWLNDRLLMELVPRLNAEEIRGLFAPPPWGDDVPLSPFSMTNIGEWDKFRTVDMDKERRAGAHHVSDGRIDALSRNTGSLSSNSCSCGLPNRFHPPKYQQALL; from the exons ATGACCCCAAAG GGGATAATTGCAGGAGAAAATGAGAAGTGCAGAGGAACGGATATTGAGAAAAAGATCGAGTTCCTGGAGAGCTTGACTGGAAAA GTCAGCAACCGGAGATCTCGAAGATGGTTAAATGATCGCCTTTTAATGGAGCTCGTTCCTCGTCTAAATGCAGAAGAAATTAGAGGCTTGTTTGCTCCACCGCCTTGGG GTGATGATGTGCCACTGTCCCCATTTAGCATGACAAATATAGGAGAATGGGACAAATTTAGAACCGTGGATATGGATAAAGAG AGGAGAGCAGGTGCACATCATGTGTCTGATGGAAGAATTGATGCCCTCAGTCGGAACACCGGTTCCTTGTCCTCCAATTCTTGCAGTTGTGGTCTCCCAAACAGATTCCACCCTCCAAAATATCAGCAAGCTTTGCTCTGA
- the LOC113704319 gene encoding uncharacterized protein isoform X1 translates to MATPQILQREEDLLLWQSLFDDPKGENEKCRGTDIEKKIEFLESLTGKVSNRRSRRWLNDRLLMELVPRLNAEEIRGLFAPPPWGDDVPLSPFSMTNIGEWDKFRTVDMDKERRAGAHHVSDGRIDALSRNTGSLSSNSCSCGLPNRFHPPKYQQALL, encoded by the exons ATGGCGACCCCTCAGATTTTGCAGAGAGAAGAAGATCTTCTCTTATGGCAGTCCCTCTTTGATGACCCCAAAG GAGAAAATGAGAAGTGCAGAGGAACGGATATTGAGAAAAAGATCGAGTTCCTGGAGAGCTTGACTGGAAAA GTCAGCAACCGGAGATCTCGAAGATGGTTAAATGATCGCCTTTTAATGGAGCTCGTTCCTCGTCTAAATGCAGAAGAAATTAGAGGCTTGTTTGCTCCACCGCCTTGGG GTGATGATGTGCCACTGTCCCCATTTAGCATGACAAATATAGGAGAATGGGACAAATTTAGAACCGTGGATATGGATAAAGAG AGGAGAGCAGGTGCACATCATGTGTCTGATGGAAGAATTGATGCCCTCAGTCGGAACACCGGTTCCTTGTCCTCCAATTCTTGCAGTTGTGGTCTCCCAAACAGATTCCACCCTCCAAAATATCAGCAAGCTTTGCTCTGA